From Flavobacterium alkalisoli, the proteins below share one genomic window:
- a CDS encoding PH domain-containing protein, with protein MMHNDIQHELKSHLGVNEHLLWVGEPKQGVIFRTSDIFVIPFSIFWFGFALFWEFTVIYYGIPVFAIFGLFFVVMGLYFIIGRFIYDAKNRKNTIYGITESRVLIRSGIFKKEVKSLNIKVLPHITFRENKNGSGTVLFGYDDFRSRFGNRTIFNTRNFPPSFECIPNVKKVYDILVSIQTETK; from the coding sequence ATGATGCATAATGATATCCAGCATGAGTTAAAAAGCCACTTAGGCGTTAATGAACATTTGCTATGGGTTGGTGAACCCAAACAGGGTGTAATTTTCAGGACATCTGATATTTTTGTTATTCCTTTTAGTATTTTTTGGTTTGGTTTTGCTCTTTTCTGGGAGTTTACGGTCATTTATTATGGTATTCCTGTTTTTGCGATTTTCGGACTCTTTTTTGTTGTTATGGGGTTGTATTTTATAATAGGTCGATTTATATACGACGCTAAAAACCGAAAGAATACTATTTATGGCATTACAGAGAGCAGGGTTTTAATAAGGTCGGGGATTTTTAAAAAGGAAGTAAAGTCTTTAAACATTAAGGTCTTACCACATATTACATTTAGAGAAAATAAAAATGGTTCGGGTACTGTATTATTTGGTTATGATGACTTTAGAAGCAGATTTGGGAATAGGACTATATTTAACACCAGGAATTTTCCTCCAAGTTTTGAGTGTATTCCAAACGTAAAAAAAGTATATGACATTCTTGTAAGTATACAAACGGAGACAAAATAG
- a CDS encoding TatD family hydrolase, which produces MLYNLHTHNYTANDNILEVVNRYPYEDIDVPYFSTGIHPWYIDVDKLDEHLTVIDARLAMDNCLALGECGLDKRIEMPMDEQQKVFEKQLVLAKKHQKPVILHCVAAYQEVIETKKRLNVDVPMVIHGFSKNSQVVRQLLDNGFYISFGKYLLRNPELSQVFVTVPNDKFFMETDTIEEGLEQVYEKAAAAKNISIEELRNIVSNNFKTVFKNG; this is translated from the coding sequence ATGCTATACAACCTGCACACTCATAACTACACCGCTAATGATAATATACTGGAAGTAGTAAACCGCTATCCGTATGAGGATATTGATGTGCCTTATTTTTCTACAGGTATACATCCGTGGTATATAGATGTAGATAAGCTGGACGAGCATTTAACGGTAATTGATGCCCGTTTGGCAATGGATAACTGCCTTGCCCTTGGCGAATGCGGACTGGACAAACGCATAGAAATGCCAATGGATGAGCAGCAGAAAGTGTTTGAAAAGCAGTTAGTATTAGCAAAAAAACATCAAAAACCCGTAATTTTGCACTGTGTGGCGGCTTATCAGGAAGTGATAGAAACCAAAAAGAGGTTAAATGTTGATGTCCCGATGGTTATTCACGGGTTTTCTAAAAATTCACAGGTAGTCAGGCAATTACTGGATAATGGCTTTTACATTTCATTTGGCAAGTATCTGTTAAGAAATCCAGAGCTATCTCAGGTATTTGTAACGGTTCCTAACGATAAGTTCTTTATGGAGACTGATACCATCGAGGAAGGACTGGAACAGGTATATGAAAAGGCAGCCGCCGCAAAAAATATTAGTATAGAAGAATTAAGGAATATAGTAAGCAATAATTTTAAAACCGTTTTTAAGAATGGCTGA
- a CDS encoding GyrI-like domain-containing protein encodes MKIVKYLFLLLLLAAVAGAVFIATQNGKYDVTQELIIKAPKNVVYSFVNDFKNWENSGILTRDTTAVYTFSDNTTGAGTYTNWKLDNKTGNVKTINSAVNDSIYQNAELNGLQSEVYWSFKDTLKEATKVTLRMKGQLTFMEKANAILKGGADEKASKLLTHSLNRINYILVNRINFFEIKVDEIVIRESAYYIGDSTTCKISEMPQKMAAMFPKLQEFVTSNNIATKGKPFTYFHTFDTDKGLTSFTVCIPLEDEMLISDGSEFKAGKINRFNALKTTLKGDYKHLKKAWDAAFKHIADNKLEENFEQPYLEVYTKGPADSKDPSQWVTDIYIPVGPALPEEVVIEVQDSTATVTAVAPTTNTTVRKPATVKKKPEVTPINAQPAAAQPTATLPKTAKKDTATAKKKEVEDTTTKP; translated from the coding sequence ATGAAAATTGTCAAGTACCTTTTCCTTCTGCTATTGTTGGCTGCGGTTGCAGGAGCAGTATTCATAGCCACTCAAAACGGAAAGTATGACGTTACCCAGGAACTTATTATTAAAGCACCTAAAAATGTAGTTTACAGCTTTGTAAACGATTTTAAAAACTGGGAAAACTCAGGCATACTTACAAGAGATACTACAGCCGTTTATACTTTTTCGGATAATACCACAGGAGCAGGAACTTATACCAACTGGAAACTTGACAATAAAACCGGAAATGTAAAAACCATAAATTCTGCCGTAAATGATTCTATTTACCAAAATGCAGAGCTTAACGGACTACAATCTGAAGTATACTGGTCTTTTAAAGATACTTTAAAAGAAGCTACCAAAGTTACCCTTCGTATGAAAGGACAGCTAACCTTTATGGAAAAGGCCAATGCCATTTTAAAAGGTGGTGCCGATGAAAAAGCTTCAAAATTACTTACACACAGCCTTAACCGCATTAACTATATACTGGTAAACCGTATTAACTTTTTTGAAATTAAGGTTGATGAAATTGTTATAAGGGAATCAGCTTACTACATAGGTGACTCTACAACCTGTAAAATATCGGAAATGCCACAAAAAATGGCAGCGATGTTCCCTAAACTACAGGAATTTGTAACATCAAATAACATAGCTACAAAAGGCAAACCTTTTACTTACTTCCATACTTTTGATACTGATAAAGGCCTAACATCATTTACCGTATGCATACCGCTGGAAGATGAAATGCTTATATCTGACGGAAGTGAATTTAAGGCCGGTAAAATAAATCGATTTAATGCGCTTAAAACAACCTTAAAAGGCGACTACAAACACCTTAAAAAGGCTTGGGATGCTGCATTTAAACATATTGCAGACAATAAGCTTGAAGAGAATTTTGAACAGCCTTACCTGGAAGTATACACTAAAGGCCCGGCAGATTCAAAAGACCCTTCACAATGGGTTACCGATATCTACATACCTGTAGGCCCGGCATTACCTGAAGAGGTTGTTATAGAAGTACAGGATTCTACAGCTACTGTTACTGCCGTTGCACCAACTACAAATACAACGGTAAGAAAACCTGCCACTGTAAAGAAAAAGCCTGAGGTTACACCTATTAATGCACAGCCCGCTGCTGCACAACCTACAGCAACATTGCCTAAGACGGCTAAAAAAGATACAGCAACTGCTAAGAAAAAAGAGGTAGAAGATACCACAACAAAACCTTAG
- a CDS encoding COG3014 family protein: protein MKATKNILLMPAKLALLLLLISFQSCSTYNTKTADIESDLFNGDFSNAIASIENNKFLNKDRNRLLYLLEKGKVEHLNGNYENSNALLEEAYIMIEDRMTKTNVGQAVSAKFTNPMAEPYKGEDFEKVTIHYYKALNYFQLGQPAEALVEAKRINIKLYELNEKYKENKNKYSEDAFSQILQGILYESTGDINNAFIAYRNAEEIYARNGDQFFGVPTPLQLKKDLMRTSKAMGFQEDYETYRKKFGFPEDPKPTPPAKTTKKGKGKSKPAPEPVAVAQPVAPVATGEAIVFWENGLGPAKDQIVITASGADGFFYGTYYDGATQEEIFIPIPVGFDIGSVNAIAIPKYRQRYSYYSRAAVEVGNEDVTFELAQDFYPIAKQCLKDRMLRETIDLVARFATKKAASAGLGALGKELFGDTAGDLMKLGGDIAGAATEKADTRNWQTLPATISYIRVPLQEGENKFLIKKQGPQGIDTDTLYIPYKKGLQIVNYFDLGRTQLLPPPGSAASQAVTKTDTQLSEARTSLLAAKSDKPADIPAKNSISIPAETTPLTPVKEGITVTTVVNNYVKAAGGEDKIKGIETMVMKTSSVSSYEGKTTTVTMVTKMDKTNNCSVKSFTDGQESFSMVVNNNGGYMVMGGSRTKLDKKTYDNVKNGRNFYQNFIIPLSDPNSKLEGITSINNQEAYAVSYKDATYGTKMTNYYCTKTGLIIASNAKIDNTSSTSYFTDYREVNGIMFPFKTTTATNGVSSEMVTTELLVNQGVYETDFQ from the coding sequence ATGAAAGCAACCAAAAACATACTTTTAATGCCGGCAAAACTGGCATTGCTACTGTTATTGATTAGCTTTCAATCCTGTAGTACCTACAACACTAAAACCGCAGACATTGAAAGCGACCTGTTTAACGGAGATTTTAGCAACGCAATAGCGAGCATCGAAAATAATAAATTTCTAAACAAAGACAGAAACAGACTTTTATACCTGCTTGAAAAAGGAAAAGTAGAACATCTTAACGGCAATTATGAAAACAGTAACGCCCTTTTAGAAGAGGCTTACATCATGATTGAAGACAGGATGACTAAAACAAATGTTGGCCAGGCCGTATCGGCAAAGTTTACTAACCCGATGGCCGAGCCTTATAAAGGTGAAGATTTTGAAAAGGTAACCATTCACTATTACAAAGCCTTAAACTATTTTCAGTTAGGACAACCTGCCGAAGCACTTGTGGAGGCAAAAAGGATTAACATAAAACTGTATGAGCTTAATGAAAAGTATAAAGAGAATAAGAACAAGTATAGCGAAGATGCCTTTTCACAAATTCTTCAGGGTATATTATATGAATCTACCGGCGATATAAACAATGCGTTTATTGCTTACAGAAATGCCGAAGAGATATATGCCCGCAACGGAGATCAGTTTTTTGGGGTACCTACCCCACTCCAACTGAAAAAAGACCTGATGCGTACCTCTAAGGCAATGGGCTTCCAGGAAGACTATGAAACTTATAGAAAAAAATTCGGTTTCCCGGAAGATCCAAAACCAACCCCTCCTGCAAAAACAACCAAAAAAGGTAAAGGCAAAAGCAAACCTGCTCCAGAGCCGGTAGCTGTTGCACAACCGGTAGCACCTGTTGCAACCGGAGAAGCTATTGTATTTTGGGAAAACGGACTAGGCCCTGCTAAAGACCAGATAGTTATTACCGCCAGTGGTGCAGATGGTTTCTTTTACGGCACCTACTATGACGGAGCTACTCAGGAAGAGATTTTTATCCCTATTCCGGTAGGTTTTGATATTGGGTCTGTAAATGCCATTGCTATCCCTAAATACCGCCAGAGGTACAGCTACTATTCAAGAGCAGCTGTAGAGGTTGGTAACGAAGATGTTACTTTTGAGCTTGCCCAGGACTTTTACCCTATAGCAAAACAGTGCCTGAAAGACAGGATGCTGCGTGAAACCATAGATCTTGTTGCAAGGTTTGCTACTAAAAAAGCAGCCAGCGCCGGCTTAGGTGCTTTAGGTAAAGAGCTTTTTGGTGATACCGCAGGAGATCTTATGAAATTAGGTGGTGATATTGCAGGGGCTGCTACAGAAAAGGCAGATACCCGTAACTGGCAAACGCTTCCGGCAACCATCAGTTATATTCGTGTTCCCCTACAGGAAGGTGAAAACAAGTTCCTTATCAAAAAACAGGGACCTCAGGGTATAGATACCGACACTTTGTACATCCCTTACAAAAAAGGATTGCAGATAGTAAATTACTTTGACCTTGGCAGGACTCAGTTATTACCGCCTCCGGGATCTGCAGCATCTCAGGCAGTAACAAAAACGGATACCCAGCTAAGTGAGGCAAGAACGTCTTTACTGGCTGCAAAATCGGATAAACCGGCTGATATACCTGCAAAAAATTCTATAAGCATCCCTGCCGAAACTACGCCATTAACTCCTGTAAAGGAAGGTATAACGGTAACAACAGTAGTAAACAATTATGTAAAAGCTGCCGGTGGTGAAGATAAGATTAAAGGTATAGAAACCATGGTAATGAAAACTTCATCGGTAAGCAGTTATGAAGGTAAAACTACTACTGTTACAATGGTTACTAAAATGGATAAAACCAATAACTGCTCTGTTAAAAGCTTTACAGACGGTCAGGAAAGTTTCTCTATGGTTGTGAATAACAATGGAGGTTATATGGTAATGGGGGGCTCACGTACTAAACTGGATAAAAAGACATATGATAACGTAAAAAACGGACGTAATTTTTACCAAAACTTTATTATCCCGTTAAGCGATCCTAATTCCAAGCTGGAAGGCATTACCTCCATCAACAATCAGGAAGCTTATGCTGTTAGTTATAAAGATGCTACTTACGGCACTAAAATGACCAATTATTATTGTACAAAAACGGGCCTTATTATTGCCAGTAATGCTAAAATTGACAACACAAGCAGTACATCATACTTTACCGATTACAGAGAAGTAAACGGAATTATGTTTCCTTTTAAAACAACAACGGCAACTAATGGTGTGTCATCTGAAATGGTAACTACAGAACTGTTAGTAAACCAAGGAGTTTATGAGACCGACTTCCAATAA
- a CDS encoding tRNA threonylcarbamoyladenosine dehydratase, with protein MAEWTERAELLFKKEGLDRLKNAKVMVVGLGGVGSFAAEFLARAGVGNMTIVDGDVVDITNINRQLPALHSTVGQPKVKIVGDRLMDINPELNLTRVEEFLSPERAFELVTTEFDYVLDCIDSITPKLNLILAAKRKKVKIISNMGAGGKYLASKVKVSDISKTEYCPLAKNIRKRLKKEGISKGVKVVFSTEEPDQSSLKMTDGSNFKKSFFGTNSWMPALFGLHAAETVVKHIIKH; from the coding sequence ATGGCTGAATGGACCGAGAGAGCAGAGCTCTTATTTAAAAAGGAAGGGCTTGATAGATTAAAGAATGCAAAAGTAATGGTTGTGGGACTTGGAGGAGTAGGATCGTTTGCTGCCGAATTTCTTGCCAGGGCAGGAGTGGGCAACATGACCATAGTAGATGGCGATGTTGTGGATATTACAAATATTAACCGTCAGCTTCCGGCACTGCACTCAACCGTTGGGCAGCCAAAAGTAAAAATAGTAGGTGACAGGCTTATGGATATCAATCCTGAGCTTAACTTAACAAGGGTAGAGGAGTTTTTATCTCCGGAAAGGGCTTTTGAGCTTGTAACTACCGAGTTTGATTATGTGCTTGACTGTATTGACAGCATTACGCCTAAATTAAACCTTATTTTAGCTGCTAAGCGTAAAAAGGTTAAGATTATAAGTAATATGGGCGCAGGAGGCAAATATTTAGCCTCTAAGGTAAAGGTATCTGATATTAGCAAGACAGAATATTGTCCGTTGGCAAAAAATATAAGAAAGCGTCTTAAAAAGGAAGGTATTTCTAAAGGGGTTAAGGTAGTATTCTCTACCGAAGAGCCGGATCAGAGCAGTCTTAAAATGACGGATGGTTCAAACTTTAAGAAATCATTCTTTGGTACTAACAGCTGGATGCCGGCCCTGTTTGGGCTTCATGCAGCCGAAACAGTAGTAAAGCACATTATAAAGCATTAA
- a CDS encoding penicillin-binding protein activator LpoB, translating into MKTSYKFILAFVLGITLTNCAPHVQRVSEDSVTDLSGRWNETDSRLTAEEITAELMSHSWYSTYASENGGKKPVIIVGMITNKSHEHIATETFSKDIEKEIINSGRMKLVQAGSMREEIRAERADQQNYASQSTMKKFGLENGADFMLQGTINSIVDQYSKEKTIYYQIDLELTNIQTNDKVWIGDKKIKKYLGNKKM; encoded by the coding sequence ATGAAAACTTCTTACAAATTTATTTTAGCCTTTGTATTAGGAATTACCCTAACTAACTGTGCACCACATGTTCAACGTGTAAGTGAAGACAGTGTAACTGACCTTAGCGGAAGATGGAACGAAACAGATTCGCGCCTTACTGCCGAAGAAATTACTGCAGAGCTTATGTCTCACTCATGGTACAGCACTTATGCTTCCGAAAACGGAGGTAAAAAACCTGTTATTATTGTAGGTATGATTACCAACAAATCGCATGAGCATATTGCAACAGAAACGTTCTCTAAAGACATTGAAAAAGAAATCATCAATTCAGGAAGAATGAAACTGGTACAGGCAGGTTCTATGCGTGAGGAAATAAGGGCAGAAAGAGCCGATCAGCAAAACTATGCTTCACAATCTACCATGAAAAAATTCGGTCTTGAAAACGGTGCCGACTTTATGCTTCAGGGTACAATCAACTCTATTGTAGACCAGTACTCTAAAGAAAAAACAATCTATTACCAGATAGACCTTGAGCTTACTAACATTCAAACAAACGATAAAGTTTGGATTGGTGACAAAAAGATCAAAAAATATCTGGGTAACAAAAAAATGTAA